One segment of Pseudomonadota bacterium DNA contains the following:
- the mpl gene encoding UDP-N-acetylmuramate:L-alanyl-gamma-D-glutamyl-meso-diaminopimelate ligase, translating into MRIHILGICGTFMGGVAALAQAAGHRVTGSDEHVYPPMSEQLRSLGIELYQGYLPEHLQPEPDVVIVGNVISRGNPALEYALDRGMDLMSGPEWLARHVLRDRWVLAVAGTHGKTTTTSLLTHILDRVGLSPGFLVGGVPTGFGVSARLGEGPFFVVEADEYDTAFFDKRAKFVHYRPRTLILNNLEHDHTDIYPDLDSLYRQFHHVVRTVPSSGQIVVNGLDRRLDHVLEMGCWTPVVRFGADDSWHAQLIERDGSAFRVCEAGTPVGEVRWALFGQHNVANALAAVLAARHAGVPVAEGCRALSDFSGVRRRLEHRGEAGGVAVYDDFAHHPTAIELGIDALKRRVGNRRVLAVLELRSNSMRLGAHRDSLAHSLLGADHSFVVPGAGISWDVAATLAPLGAHATVCPDVDATISAVLSSARPNDQILVMSNGGFGGIHERLLAELAGREAGQ; encoded by the coding sequence GTGCGAATCCACATTCTTGGAATCTGCGGCACCTTCATGGGAGGTGTTGCGGCGCTCGCCCAAGCCGCCGGTCATCGGGTCACCGGTTCGGATGAGCATGTTTACCCGCCGATGAGTGAGCAGCTTCGCTCCCTGGGGATCGAGTTGTACCAGGGCTATTTGCCGGAGCATCTGCAGCCGGAGCCGGATGTGGTGATCGTCGGTAACGTCATTTCACGTGGCAATCCGGCCTTGGAATATGCGTTGGATCGAGGCATGGACCTCATGTCCGGGCCGGAGTGGCTAGCCCGCCATGTTCTTCGCGATCGCTGGGTTCTGGCCGTTGCCGGTACGCATGGCAAGACCACCACCACCAGCCTGCTGACTCACATCCTCGACCGCGTGGGTTTATCCCCGGGGTTTTTGGTCGGCGGCGTGCCAACTGGCTTCGGCGTGTCTGCCCGCTTGGGTGAAGGCCCTTTTTTTGTCGTCGAGGCGGATGAGTACGACACGGCTTTTTTCGATAAGCGGGCGAAATTCGTTCACTACCGGCCGCGCACGCTGATCTTGAATAACTTGGAACACGATCACACTGATATCTATCCGGATTTGGATTCGCTTTATCGCCAGTTTCACCATGTGGTGCGCACGGTTCCGTCCTCCGGGCAGATTGTTGTCAACGGGCTGGATCGCCGGCTCGACCACGTATTGGAGATGGGGTGTTGGACCCCGGTTGTGCGTTTCGGCGCCGACGATAGTTGGCACGCTCAACTGATCGAGCGGGACGGATCCGCCTTTCGGGTGTGCGAGGCAGGCACGCCGGTGGGCGAAGTTCGCTGGGCGCTGTTTGGTCAGCATAACGTGGCCAACGCGTTGGCTGCGGTTCTGGCGGCGCGCCACGCCGGCGTACCGGTAGCGGAGGGCTGTCGGGCGCTATCGGATTTCAGCGGCGTTCGGCGACGTCTGGAGCACCGGGGCGAAGCCGGTGGGGTGGCGGTTTACGACGATTTTGCCCACCATCCCACGGCTATCGAATTGGGTATCGATGCTTTGAAACGTCGGGTGGGCAACCGCCGGGTTTTGGCGGTCTTGGAACTGCGATCGAACTCTATGCGCCTGGGTGCGCATCGGGATAGTTTGGCCCACTCGCTCCTCGGTGCCGATCACAGTTTCGTGGTTCCGGGCGCGGGAATCAGTTGGGATGTGGCCGCCACTTTGGCGCCGCTTGGTGCGCACGCGACGGTGTGTCCGGACGTCGACGCCACCATCTCGGCCGTATTGTCCAGCGCTCGGCCCAACGATCAAATTCTGGTGATGAGCAACGGGGGGTTCGGTGGGATTCATGAGCGGTTACTCGCCGAGCTGGCTGGTCGCGAGGCGGGTCAGTGA